The Gemmatimonadota bacterium genome segment CATGGCGAAGAACTTCGTCTGTTGCTCGGGGGTCAACACGTCCTTGTGCGCCAGGATGTATTCAAAAACGATGGCTTCCCGCTCCGCCTGCAGCGAATCCATCTGCGCCTTGATCCGGTCTACCTCCCCACGGTCGGCATCCGGCGCCATGAGCAGATCGTACAACTGGTCCCGTTTTTCGCGGTATCCATCCCGGTAGGGTGTCATCCGTTCCCCGAGTTCGGCGCGCATTGTCCTGACCTGTTCCGCCTGGGCTTCGGTGAGTCCGAGGCGTTCGGTTACGGACATCCGGGCCTCGCGCCTGCTTTCACGGCCGCGCCGCTCGTCGTCGCCCCAGCGGTGATACGCACGGGTCGCCAGCGAAGCGAGATTGATGACCGTGAGCAGGACCACGCCCCATATGATCAGCTTTTTCTTCATCCGTCCCGACCGTTCCTCGCAAATGGGTTCGGCTTACCTGTTAATAGTCTCGAAGTTCATACTTGCCTTTCACTTACCTGCCAGTATCGTCCAGGGGTGCGTCCCAGTCCAGCAACAGGTATTCCTGGCCGACCGATTCTGCGGTGACGTCCTGCAGGTCTTCGGCCAGCGTAAAGGCCAGAACGTTCGACTCGGCGATCGGCGCTTCCAGCTGCGCAGTTTCTCCGTTGGGACCGCTGCCGAGATAGGCGCCGATCAGGATCCCCACGGCCAGCGTGGCGGCCATCAGCGCCGGACGGGCAAGCCAGTCCAGCTTCGATCCGGCCGCCGGACCGGTTCCGACGGGCTCTTCGCCCCGGAGGGCGGTCTCGAAGCGCATACGGAGCCGCAGGGTGGGACCGGATACGCGCAGAAGCGTGTCGGAATCCCATGTCGCGCGCAGCACGTTCACCCGCTCCCG includes the following:
- a CDS encoding Spy/CpxP family protein refolding chaperone encodes the protein MKKKLIIWGVVLLTVINLASLATRAYHRWGDDERRGRESRREARMSVTERLGLTEAQAEQVRTMRAELGERMTPYRDGYREKRDQLYDLLMAPDADRGEVDRIKAQMDSLQAEREAIVFEYILAHKDVLTPEQQTKFFAMIKERFRNGYRRR
- a CDS encoding zf-HC2 domain-containing protein; amino-acid sequence: MNHRFLEDRVFLYIDGDLPSEELARCEEHLRTCPRCRERVNVLRATWDSDTLLRVSGPTLRLRMRFETALRGEEPVGTGPAAGSKLDWLARPALMAATLAVGILIGAYLGSGPNGETAQLEAPIAESNVLAFTLAEDLQDVTAESVGQEYLLLDWDAPLDDTGR